The Paenibacillus uliginis N3/975 genome has a window encoding:
- a CDS encoding lytic polysaccharide monooxygenase, with amino-acid sequence MTFTSGQNYKRFHLKPLYMVLGFSLMFIAVMMIFSSSASAHGYIESPASRAVLCKSGANTNCGNIQYEPQSLEAPGNFPAAGPADGQITGAGAFPELYEQTPTRWAKVDMNGGANTFTWHLTANHATKEWKYYITKKGWDSSKPLARADLELFCYFDDGGKKPDVTVSHTCNVPTDRSGYNLILGVWEIADTGNAFYQVIDVNLNNAGGGEGGSDTQAPTAPTSLSATGTTTSSVSLAWNAANDNVGVTGYDIYSGTALVGSVSGSTLSYTVTGLTANTPYTFTVKAKDAAGNVSAASNSVSATTTSNPTNPNPGAAEWAANTAYQTGALVTYNGNTYECLQPHTSLVGWEPTNVTALWSLK; translated from the coding sequence ATGACATTCACGTCCGGTCAAAATTACAAGCGCTTTCATTTAAAACCGCTGTACATGGTTCTTGGTTTCTCACTTATGTTTATTGCTGTTATGATGATTTTTTCGAGCAGCGCCTCGGCCCACGGATATATCGAATCTCCAGCAAGCCGTGCTGTTCTGTGCAAGAGCGGTGCGAATACAAACTGTGGAAATATCCAGTATGAGCCTCAATCGCTGGAAGCCCCAGGAAACTTCCCTGCTGCCGGACCTGCAGACGGTCAAATTACAGGTGCAGGCGCTTTTCCTGAGTTGTACGAGCAAACACCAACACGCTGGGCAAAAGTAGACATGAATGGCGGAGCCAACACATTCACCTGGCATTTAACTGCAAATCATGCAACTAAGGAATGGAAATATTACATTACGAAAAAAGGTTGGGACTCAAGCAAACCTCTCGCCCGCGCTGATCTGGAGCTGTTCTGTTACTTCGATGACGGCGGCAAGAAACCGGATGTCACAGTATCGCACACGTGCAACGTACCGACAGATCGCAGCGGTTACAACCTGATCCTCGGCGTATGGGAAATTGCCGACACAGGTAACGCTTTCTATCAAGTTATTGATGTGAATCTGAATAATGCCGGAGGAGGCGAAGGTGGCAGCGATACACAGGCACCAACAGCTCCTACAAGTCTGAGTGCTACGGGTACAACAACTTCCAGCGTGTCGCTGGCTTGGAATGCAGCGAATGATAATGTAGGCGTCACCGGCTATGACATTTACAGCGGGACTGCGCTGGTTGGTAGCGTTTCTGGCTCTACACTTAGCTATACAGTCACTGGATTAACTGCAAATACACCTTATACCTTCACAGTAAAAGCAAAAGACGCAGCCGGTAACGTGTCTGCAGCTAGCAATAGTGTAAGCGCCACGACTACTTCCAATCCAACCAATCCTAATCCTGGCGCAGCGGAGTGGGCAGCCAATACAGCTTATCAAACCGGAGCGTTGGTCACTTACAACGGTAACACTTACGAGTGCCTTCAGCCACATACCTCACTTGTCGGTTGGGAACCAACAAATGTGACCGCATTGTGGTCTTTGAAATAG
- a CDS encoding glycoside hydrolase family 30 protein produces MLNITIYQSNGEEELFVKKTVQQLSSVSPKAKMNTVTIDEDQTYQEMDGFGASFTDSSAYLIHQILEPEQRVELMTNLFDPKDGIGLSVLRNPMGASDYARDFYSYNDLPAGETDVELERFSIAHDEEDIIPLLQEAIRLNPEIKLMGSPWSPPGWMKTSESMIGGELKQQYYSVYADYFVRYIQAYAASGLPIYAVTPQNEALYSPGHYPGMIMLPEAQSDFIKNHLKPQFVKHSIDTKIFCYDHNWDEPDYPRTVLKQANAEVDGVAWHWYGGMPSTQSEVFDAFPDKEVHFTEGSGGEWIPPFEQAFSNVIRTGIEILRNYSKSLVLWNMALDEQNGPTVPGFGKSTCRGIVTINQQTKELTYTLDYYALAHFSKCIRPKAMRIASSSSNDLIRSVAFKNTDGSMAIVLFNNGEESENVALKLQGADILSFQLESKSVISIMMQGDYSA; encoded by the coding sequence ATGCTGAACATCACAATCTATCAGTCAAATGGTGAAGAAGAGTTATTCGTAAAGAAAACGGTGCAACAATTATCCTCTGTATCTCCGAAAGCAAAGATGAATACGGTTACCATTGATGAGGATCAGACTTATCAGGAGATGGACGGCTTCGGCGCATCCTTTACGGATTCCTCAGCTTACTTGATTCATCAAATCTTGGAACCGGAACAGAGAGTGGAGCTCATGACAAACTTATTCGATCCGAAGGATGGAATCGGCTTGTCGGTATTGCGCAACCCGATGGGAGCGTCCGATTACGCTCGGGACTTTTACAGTTATAATGATTTGCCGGCAGGTGAAACCGATGTGGAGTTAGAGCGGTTTTCGATTGCACACGACGAAGAAGATATCATTCCACTTCTGCAAGAAGCTATACGTTTAAATCCTGAAATCAAGCTGATGGGTTCACCTTGGAGTCCACCGGGGTGGATGAAAACAAGCGAGTCAATGATTGGCGGGGAACTGAAACAACAATATTATTCGGTTTATGCAGATTATTTTGTACGATATATTCAAGCGTATGCCGCAAGCGGTCTACCGATATATGCCGTCACCCCACAAAATGAGGCGCTGTATTCTCCAGGTCATTATCCCGGCATGATCATGCTACCCGAGGCGCAAAGTGATTTTATTAAAAATCATCTGAAGCCGCAATTCGTCAAGCACAGTATTGATACCAAAATCTTCTGCTATGACCATAACTGGGATGAGCCAGACTATCCTCGGACGGTGCTGAAGCAAGCGAATGCGGAGGTAGATGGTGTTGCATGGCACTGGTATGGCGGAATGCCATCGACGCAGTCGGAGGTTTTTGATGCTTTTCCTGACAAGGAGGTTCATTTCACGGAAGGATCAGGCGGAGAATGGATTCCACCGTTTGAACAGGCCTTTTCCAATGTCATTCGAACAGGGATTGAGATTCTTAGGAATTACAGCAAGTCCCTTGTTTTGTGGAATATGGCACTGGATGAGCAGAATGGTCCAACCGTACCGGGATTTGGAAAAAGCACCTGTCGCGGTATAGTGACAATCAATCAGCAGACCAAGGAGCTTACGTATACGCTGGATTATTATGCGCTGGCACATTTTAGCAAATGTATACGTCCGAAAGCGATGCGCATTGCATCTTCCTCAAGTAATGATCTCATTCGATCAGTAGCTTTTAAAAATACAGATGGATCGATGGCAATCGTTTTGTTTAACAATGGTGAGGAGTCAGAGAATGTGGCTTTGAAGCTGCAGGGAGCGGATATTTTAAGCTTTCAACTAGAGTCTAAAAGTGTAATATCTATTATGATGCAGGGTGATTATTCAGCATAA
- a CDS encoding sugar ABC transporter substrate-binding protein: MIKLNKAFGKKGFTLFTALMAVVLVVSGCGSGGDSGSKKENWISIEDRYTPDPEKPAWQLDKKAETTDLTWYVNADWWNTDFGKDVVTKKIKEDLNINIKFITGDDTKLNTFFAGGEMPDLITTFDANSPVVQKAATWALSLNDLAEKYDPYFNKVAAQDTINWFQLKDGKTYGYPNYSNTQQDYDSGNIPAKTAFIIRKDVYEALGKPTMGTPEQFQAVLGDIKKQFPALIPFGFNSVGQGTGSLGDALQDFIGVPLEDENGGFYNRNLDEDYLAWVKTLNSVYRSGAISDDSFADDGTAFEEKVKAGKYATMLLDGTPQQGGNLQSFFSGNKGKEYIAIDGPQSTVGNAPTLNQSGITGWMISFITKNNADPAKSIQLFTYLLSEEGQMLMNYGIEGETYQVNADGAVELLPAVKDLQLNNPDTFKKDYRMGEFMFFGHDRHKALSGDAFPDAIKQLQEWGKGKLKPHFILENIKPDQGTPEARALSAIDTKWNSTLVSMVRAKDDAGLESALNEYKTFLKDNNWDKIVEIRNEKMKANKEKLGLK, translated from the coding sequence ATGATTAAGTTGAACAAAGCTTTTGGCAAAAAGGGATTCACACTTTTCACTGCATTGATGGCTGTTGTATTGGTTGTTAGTGGATGTGGATCGGGCGGTGATTCCGGCTCGAAGAAGGAAAACTGGATTTCAATAGAAGATCGTTATACACCGGATCCAGAAAAACCGGCTTGGCAGCTGGATAAAAAAGCAGAGACGACAGACCTGACTTGGTACGTGAATGCCGATTGGTGGAACACGGATTTTGGCAAGGATGTTGTAACCAAAAAAATCAAAGAAGATTTGAATATCAATATTAAATTCATTACGGGTGACGACACCAAATTGAATACGTTTTTTGCCGGCGGCGAAATGCCGGATTTGATCACAACATTTGATGCCAATTCCCCGGTCGTGCAAAAAGCGGCTACATGGGCGCTGTCGTTAAATGATCTTGCTGAGAAATATGATCCTTATTTCAACAAGGTTGCAGCACAAGATACGATAAACTGGTTCCAGTTGAAGGATGGCAAGACTTACGGATATCCGAACTATTCCAATACTCAACAAGACTATGATAGCGGTAATATCCCTGCGAAAACCGCGTTTATCATTCGCAAGGATGTCTACGAAGCTTTAGGTAAGCCTACCATGGGAACGCCGGAACAATTTCAGGCTGTTCTTGGCGACATCAAGAAACAATTCCCTGCGTTGATTCCTTTCGGATTTAACTCCGTCGGTCAAGGCACCGGATCGCTCGGCGATGCGTTACAGGATTTCATTGGGGTACCGCTTGAAGATGAGAACGGCGGATTCTACAATCGCAATCTGGATGAAGATTATTTAGCTTGGGTGAAGACATTAAACAGCGTATACAGAAGCGGAGCTATTAGTGATGATAGCTTTGCAGATGACGGAACAGCTTTTGAAGAAAAAGTGAAGGCAGGCAAATATGCAACGATGCTGTTAGACGGAACGCCACAACAAGGCGGTAATCTTCAAAGCTTCTTCAGTGGGAATAAAGGCAAGGAATACATCGCTATTGATGGACCACAAAGTACGGTTGGAAATGCGCCGACCTTGAATCAATCTGGTATCACGGGCTGGATGATTAGCTTTATCACTAAAAATAATGCAGATCCTGCCAAATCCATTCAGCTCTTCACGTACTTGTTAAGCGAAGAAGGACAAATGCTGATGAACTATGGTATTGAAGGCGAGACCTATCAAGTTAACGCGGATGGTGCAGTTGAGCTCTTGCCTGCGGTGAAGGATCTTCAATTGAATAATCCGGATACCTTTAAAAAAGATTACCGTATGGGTGAATTCATGTTCTTTGGTCATGACCGTCATAAAGCGCTAAGTGGAGATGCATTCCCGGATGCAATCAAGCAATTGCAAGAGTGGGGTAAAGGGAAATTGAAACCGCACTTCATTCTGGAGAATATTAAACCTGACCAAGGGACTCCTGAAGCCCGTGCCTTAAGCGCCATCGATACCAAATGGAATTCAACACTGGTAAGTATGGTTCGTGCCAAGGATGATGCTGGGTTGGAGAGTGCCCTGAATGAATATAAGACATTCCTGAAAGATAACAACTGGGATAAAATCGTGGAAATTCGCAATGAGAAGATGAAGGCAAACAAGGAAAAGCTGGGGCTGAAATAA
- a CDS encoding carbohydrate ABC transporter permease has product MNLKAAKGDLDSRIFDTINIILLVMFTIIIVVPLWNVIVSSFSSGRSLAEGGFIFWPTEFSLENYEAVFRDASIWQAFFISVAKTVIGVATHVFFCAMVGYGLSKKYVRGRKFYVTMGVITMFFSGGMIPTYLLIKSLGLLNSFWVYIIPALLSFYDVIILMNFFRNVPDSLEESAKIDGGGDWRIFLSIFIPLSMPAMATIALFNGVGQWNDFMTTKLYITDQSLYPLQMMLYEIIVQSQTQTMQNIGSVAIETTTKGVQLATIVVTTLPIVVMYPILQKYFISGMMLGAVKE; this is encoded by the coding sequence GTGAATTTGAAAGCAGCTAAAGGGGATCTGGATAGTCGAATCTTCGATACCATCAATATCATTTTGCTGGTTATGTTCACAATTATCATCGTTGTGCCATTATGGAATGTTATCGTTTCATCCTTCAGTTCGGGCAGGTCCCTTGCAGAAGGCGGGTTTATATTTTGGCCTACTGAATTTTCTCTGGAGAATTACGAGGCCGTATTTAGGGATGCAAGCATATGGCAGGCTTTCTTTATCTCGGTTGCCAAAACCGTGATTGGGGTAGCTACACACGTCTTCTTCTGTGCCATGGTTGGTTACGGTTTAAGTAAGAAGTACGTACGCGGCCGTAAGTTCTATGTCACGATGGGTGTTATCACCATGTTTTTCTCGGGCGGTATGATTCCGACCTATTTATTGATCAAATCACTCGGTCTATTAAATAGCTTTTGGGTTTATATTATTCCGGCTCTTTTAAGTTTCTATGATGTGATTATTTTGATGAACTTCTTCCGAAATGTACCGGATTCACTGGAAGAGTCAGCGAAGATCGATGGAGGGGGAGACTGGAGAATTTTCTTAAGTATATTCATACCTCTTTCCATGCCGGCCATGGCTACTATTGCGTTATTTAATGGGGTCGGGCAATGGAATGACTTTATGACAACTAAATTATACATCACGGATCAATCACTCTATCCTTTACAGATGATGCTGTATGAAATTATCGTGCAGTCACAGACGCAAACCATGCAAAATATTGGCTCGGTTGCAATCGAGACGACCACAAAAGGGGTCCAACTAGCAACAATTGTCGTTACGACTTTGCCGATTGTTGTGATGTATCCAATACTTCAAAAGTACTTTATCTCTGGAATGATGCTGGGGGCGGTCAAAGAGTAA
- a CDS encoding ABC transporter permease: MSKTATVQSTGTGTVQPTGKKPRGQRVREFLVDYKRQWELQSMILPGIIFMFIFCYVPIYGLTIAFKNYTVIDTLDSAPWVGLDNFKIILSDKYFWDSVVNTLGISFLKLAIGFVIPIILAIMIYEVSMGRFKKFVQTISYLPHFLSWIVLGGMLITWFSTSGLLNEILLSLGLISQPQNILLDPNKYWWIATLSDIWKEAGWGTILYLAIMAKIDPTYYEAAKIDGASRLRQIWNITIPNMKMIISLNLILTVSGLLGSNLDQTLVLMNSQNREKAEVINSYVYRMGMTQGDFSYATAVGLGVSIVSVILLVTANKVTSKLNDDQSVL; this comes from the coding sequence GTGAGCAAAACAGCTACAGTTCAGTCAACCGGCACAGGAACGGTTCAGCCAACCGGAAAAAAGCCGAGGGGGCAAAGAGTGAGGGAGTTCTTGGTTGATTATAAGCGACAATGGGAGCTTCAATCGATGATCCTTCCGGGCATTATTTTTATGTTTATCTTTTGCTACGTACCGATTTACGGTTTGACGATTGCTTTTAAAAACTATACCGTCATTGATACGTTGGATTCCGCTCCATGGGTTGGCTTGGACAATTTCAAAATTATTTTATCCGACAAGTATTTTTGGGACTCTGTAGTCAATACGCTGGGAATCAGCTTTCTGAAATTAGCGATCGGATTTGTCATTCCGATTATTCTAGCGATTATGATTTATGAGGTAAGTATGGGACGGTTCAAAAAGTTCGTACAAACCATCTCGTATCTGCCGCACTTTTTATCCTGGATCGTTCTGGGTGGTATGCTGATTACCTGGTTCTCGACATCCGGATTATTAAACGAAATTCTGCTCAGCTTAGGATTAATCTCGCAGCCGCAAAATATTTTACTGGATCCGAATAAGTATTGGTGGATTGCAACTTTATCGGATATTTGGAAAGAGGCTGGCTGGGGAACGATTTTGTATTTGGCAATTATGGCTAAAATTGATCCTACATACTATGAGGCCGCTAAAATAGATGGTGCAAGCCGGCTCAGACAAATATGGAATATCACGATTCCTAATATGAAGATGATTATCAGCTTGAATCTGATATTAACTGTAAGCGGTTTACTCGGCTCGAATCTGGACCAAACATTAGTCTTGATGAACTCGCAAAACCGGGAGAAAGCCGAAGTCATCAACTCCTATGTATATCGTATGGGGATGACACAGGGTGACTTCTCTTATGCTACTGCCGTTGGTTTAGGTGTCTCCATTGTGTCTGTGATTCTACTTGTTACAGCCAATAAAGTAACCAGCAAATTAAATGATGATCAATCCGTCTTATAG
- a CDS encoding LacI family DNA-binding transcriptional regulator, with the protein MGKITIKDVAREAGVSISTVSNALNDVDVLNPETKSHVLSVAKRLNYVPNLNGKLLKSGKTKMLGFFTTSVSGPYFYILVESMSRECDRLGYGLNVFVTKDKQVIMSNILGGRVDGAIIFEELQINQKDIAAMEKGKIKAVFLDRVVQNETMGSIIFDSYIAGYEATKYLISLGHKKIAYISGVDTMFDSVQRREGYLAALREFQLPIDGDYILQGYFEEEGSYNAVKSFLHLHPGKVPNAFLAGNDVSAIGCIRALKSHGYEVPQDISVVGFDDIDIAQYFTPPLTTVRNQIARQGMLVVEHLVRMIQKKEQGKVQKLAGELVVRGSSHVKIERNDPV; encoded by the coding sequence ATGGGAAAGATAACCATCAAAGACGTTGCAAGAGAGGCGGGTGTCTCCATTTCTACGGTTTCCAATGCATTAAATGATGTAGATGTATTGAATCCGGAGACAAAATCACATGTACTGAGCGTAGCGAAGCGATTAAATTATGTTCCGAACTTAAACGGAAAACTGTTAAAGTCGGGGAAGACCAAGATGCTCGGTTTCTTTACAACAAGCGTATCGGGGCCGTATTTTTATATACTGGTTGAATCCATGTCACGTGAATGTGATCGTCTTGGTTACGGATTGAATGTTTTTGTTACGAAGGATAAGCAGGTCATAATGAGTAATATTTTGGGCGGGCGTGTTGATGGCGCCATTATATTTGAAGAATTGCAAATCAATCAAAAAGACATTGCTGCCATGGAAAAAGGTAAAATTAAAGCGGTTTTTCTGGATCGTGTTGTTCAAAACGAGACGATGGGAAGCATCATTTTTGATTCCTATATAGCTGGTTATGAAGCAACCAAATACCTGATCAGCCTGGGACATAAGAAAATTGCCTATATCTCTGGAGTGGATACGATGTTTGATAGCGTTCAGCGGAGAGAAGGATATTTAGCTGCACTGCGCGAGTTTCAGTTGCCGATTGATGGAGACTATATCTTGCAGGGTTATTTTGAAGAAGAAGGCTCCTATAATGCCGTCAAGTCGTTCCTTCACCTACACCCTGGAAAAGTGCCGAATGCTTTTTTGGCCGGTAATGACGTGAGTGCAATTGGATGTATACGGGCATTGAAATCCCATGGTTATGAAGTCCCACAAGACATTAGCGTAGTAGGTTTCGATGATATTGATATCGCGCAGTATTTTACACCGCCTCTAACCACCGTAAGAAATCAGATTGCGAGACAGGGAATGTTGGTCGTTGAACATCTGGTTCGTATGATTCAGAAGAAAGAGCAAGGCAAGGTTCAGAAATTGGCGGGTGAGCTTGTTGTGCGTGGTTCAAGTCATGTAAAGATCGAACGGAATGATCCAGTTTAA
- a CDS encoding MarR family winged helix-turn-helix transcriptional regulator: protein MHTNEFAKVWSKLAKDYKLHMENGLAPALTEAQLTVLEVLEEQKRMKPSDFIPYLATSPAAVTMLLDRMEKNGLIIRERDEKDRRIVWVTISDRGRQEVLRGIQVREDYLSHVLNRISSHNQQLLVYLLGKVSAAPQEAG, encoded by the coding sequence ATGCATACGAACGAATTTGCAAAAGTATGGTCCAAGCTGGCCAAGGATTATAAACTTCATATGGAGAATGGACTTGCGCCTGCTTTGACCGAAGCCCAGCTCACAGTGCTCGAAGTGCTGGAGGAGCAAAAGAGAATGAAGCCGTCTGATTTTATACCTTATCTGGCAACGAGTCCAGCTGCGGTAACGATGCTGCTTGACCGGATGGAGAAGAATGGTCTGATCATCCGGGAACGTGATGAAAAGGACAGACGTATTGTATGGGTTACGATCTCAGATCGAGGACGTCAAGAAGTATTACGGGGTATACAGGTTAGAGAGGATTATTTGTCCCACGTATTAAACCGGATTTCGTCCCATAATCAGCAGCTTCTTGTATATCTTCTCGGGAAAGTTAGTGCTGCTCCTCAGGAAGCAGGATAA
- a CDS encoding GNAT family N-acetyltransferase: MLIKCFIPFPILETERLILRLVEDRDAEQLYEILSDAEVAKFDYFYPVTSKEQVLKFIERYKKEIEENEEITWGIILKETNKLIGTCCLGSFDEGARRGELGYDIAQVKWGKGYATEALEAVIDYGFDIMNLNRIEATITPGNDASVKVLSKLNFIQEGVVRERDLIKGKLEDGIMMSILKRDYIKKSRE; encoded by the coding sequence ATGCTAATCAAGTGTTTTATTCCATTTCCTATATTAGAAACAGAAAGATTAATTCTTCGTTTAGTTGAGGATAGAGATGCGGAGCAGTTATATGAAATACTAAGTGATGCTGAGGTAGCAAAATTCGATTATTTTTACCCCGTAACCTCAAAGGAACAAGTATTAAAATTTATAGAAAGATACAAGAAAGAAATAGAGGAAAATGAAGAAATCACATGGGGGATTATATTAAAAGAGACAAATAAATTAATCGGAACATGTTGCTTGGGAAGTTTTGATGAAGGAGCTAGAAGGGGAGAACTTGGTTATGACATCGCTCAAGTAAAATGGGGTAAAGGATATGCAACAGAAGCATTAGAAGCAGTTATTGATTATGGGTTTGATATAATGAATTTGAATAGGATTGAAGCTACAATCACACCTGGGAATGATGCATCTGTTAAAGTATTGAGCAAGCTGAATTTTATTCAGGAGGGAGTAGTCAGGGAAAGGGATTTGATCAAAGGGAAACTAGAGGATGGAATAATGATGTCCATTCTCAAGAGAGACTATATAAAAAAATCCAGGGAATAA
- a CDS encoding GntR family transcriptional regulator, producing the protein MKIIISNTSDSPLYQQIKDQIKDAILIEELVEGEALPSIRSFANDLKVSVLTIRRVYEELEQEGFITSQVGIGTFVSTGNLELLRDSKRRLVEQKMQDMIQTAKSLNIGKEDLRAMMDILYEED; encoded by the coding sequence ATGAAGATAATAATTTCTAATACTTCTGATAGCCCACTCTATCAACAAATCAAAGATCAAATAAAAGATGCCATTCTCATAGAGGAATTGGTTGAGGGGGAGGCGTTGCCCTCTATCAGAAGCTTTGCCAATGATTTGAAAGTAAGTGTTTTAACTATCCGACGGGTTTATGAGGAATTGGAGCAAGAGGGATTTATCACAAGCCAAGTTGGTATAGGTACATTTGTTTCTACTGGTAATCTTGAATTGCTCAGAGACTCAAAGCGCCGTCTTGTCGAACAAAAGATGCAGGACATGATACAGACTGCAAAATCGCTGAATATCGGCAAAGAAGATTTAAGAGCAATGATGGATATTTTGTACGAGGAGGATTAA
- a CDS encoding ABC transporter ATP-binding protein yields the protein MNNILEVSGLNKSYGDFTLNDVTFALPEGCITGYIGVNGAGKTTTLRSILGLTSKTSGSIKLFGIEMEHHERELKNRIGIVLDDGCFYDELTMSEMKDVIAPAYTSWSEQDYKSYMSRFSLNPKQKISTLSKGMRIKFALALALSHKAELLIMDEPTSGLDPLIRSQLLTILTDYMNEGGKGVFFSTHITSDLDKIADTLILINNGKIVFQEEKDTLLDNYRKVKGDTKALNEDTRKLFLSISETKFGFTGITIQTSEVQKCMPNVVVERSTIEDIMLANIEGGKE from the coding sequence ATGAACAATATTTTAGAGGTATCCGGCTTGAATAAGTCGTACGGGGATTTTACGCTCAATGACGTTACTTTTGCATTACCAGAGGGCTGCATTACTGGTTATATAGGTGTAAATGGTGCGGGTAAAACCACTACACTTCGTTCTATTTTGGGTTTGACCAGCAAGACTTCTGGAAGTATTAAACTATTCGGAATTGAAATGGAACATCATGAGCGCGAACTTAAAAATCGCATTGGTATTGTGCTTGATGATGGCTGTTTCTATGATGAACTCACGATGTCTGAAATGAAAGACGTAATAGCCCCGGCTTATACTTCATGGAGTGAGCAGGATTACAAAAGCTACATGAGTCGATTCTCACTTAATCCTAAGCAAAAAATCAGTACACTATCAAAAGGAATGCGTATTAAATTTGCACTTGCACTCGCCCTTTCTCATAAAGCAGAACTTCTCATCATGGACGAGCCGACCAGTGGACTTGACCCTCTGATCCGTAGCCAGTTACTTACTATTCTGACTGATTACATGAATGAGGGTGGCAAGGGAGTGTTTTTCTCAACGCATATTACCTCTGATCTTGATAAAATTGCCGATACTCTAATTTTGATTAACAACGGGAAAATTGTTTTTCAAGAAGAAAAGGATACTCTATTGGACAATTATAGAAAAGTAAAGGGAGACACAAAAGCCCTGAATGAGGACACGCGAAAGCTATTTTTGAGCATTAGTGAAACAAAGTTTGGTTTTACGGGGATTACCATTCAAACCTCAGAAGTGCAGAAATGTATGCCGAATGTTGTTGTTGAGAGATCCACGATTGAAGATATTATGCTAGCAAATATTGAAGGAGGTAAGGAGTAA
- a CDS encoding ABC-2 transporter permease, producing the protein MLFHLIKKDFLIVKKYAFLMLLVSIVIPPFVLSSTPELAGSVSFYIAEVFSVFMLLQFVSMKEFQYPKAATLLCATPYPRSTIVTSKYGFCICIYLVCCITYLIDTFFFPGLGKFSLEMISIAFLSISLLIGIYLPIQYKLGYEKTRFFFIIIIMATPFLLPQLVRINDEFDIGITSFFPPVVFYLIVMFSSLIFLALSIYTSVKIYDHKDLA; encoded by the coding sequence ATGTTATTCCATTTAATAAAGAAAGACTTTTTAATTGTTAAAAAGTACGCTTTTTTAATGTTACTTGTATCTATTGTAATACCGCCCTTTGTGCTATCATCCACTCCAGAGTTGGCGGGGTCAGTAAGTTTTTATATCGCAGAAGTATTTTCTGTATTTATGCTTTTGCAGTTTGTTTCAATGAAAGAATTCCAGTACCCTAAAGCAGCAACTTTGCTGTGCGCGACTCCTTACCCTAGAAGTACGATAGTTACGTCAAAATATGGATTTTGTATCTGTATCTATCTTGTTTGCTGCATAACTTATTTGATCGATACGTTTTTCTTTCCGGGTTTAGGTAAATTTAGCCTTGAAATGATATCGATAGCTTTTCTAAGTATTTCACTTCTTATAGGCATTTACCTGCCAATACAATATAAATTGGGATATGAAAAGACAAGATTCTTTTTCATCATAATTATAATGGCTACACCCTTTTTACTCCCCCAATTAGTCAGAATTAATGATGAATTTGATATAGGTATAACATCGTTCTTTCCACCAGTGGTGTTTTATTTAATCGTTATGTTTTCAAGTTTAATTTTTTTAGCATTATCAATTTATACTTCCGTAAAAATCTACGATCATAAAGATTTAGCGTAA